AGCTGCATCGTTGGATCCACTCGAAAAACTACACGCCGATATTGATACCGTTTTACAGGAAGCGTTGTTCACAACGGCAAGCATTGGGATAAAGGTGGTTGCGGTTGAAACAGGGGAAGCGATTTATCAAAAAAATGCGCACAAGCTACACCACCCCGCCTCCACAACGAAACTCTTCACGGCAGCGGCTGCTTTGGCGAAATTGGGATCGGATTACCAGTTTGAAACAACGCTCTATGTCGATGCGGATGCGAATACACAAGTGATAGAAAACATCTACCTTAAAGGCAGAGCGGATCCAGTGCTTCAACCAGATGATATAGTGCAATTGGCTGACCTGTTACTTGAATCTGGTGTGAAGTTGATAGAAGGTGATGTCGTTGTTGACGAAACATATCTTGACACCGTTCGGGAGGGTCCAGGATGGATGTGGGACGATAGACCATTTCGGATGAGTGCTTTAAGCATCAGACAAATAGAACCCGATCCGGAAACAAGAAGCAGAGCACTGTCGTGTGGCTATCTATTGAAAATCGAACTCGAACAAAAAGGCATTGAAGTGGCAGGTGATGTCGTCTCAGGAACAGTCCCACCAGACGCACGCAGCGTTGCCAAGCATTTATCGCCACCGCTCGCCGATATTCTCAAACGAATGAACAAACCGAGTGACAATTGGATCGCTGAACTGCTCTTCAAAACCATAGGAGCAGAAGTGATAGGTGAACCCGGAACGTGGAGGAAAGGACGAGATGCCATCAATGAATTTTTAACTGAAATCATGGGCGAACCGCCGCCGCATCGGTTCGTTGACGGTTCCGGGCTTTCTCGGTACAACCTCCTCAACGCCGAATTGCTCACGAAACTGCTCGTCTACATGTATCAGAACTTTGCGTTGATGCCAGAGTATCTGGCATCGCTCCCGATTGCTGGCGTTGATGGCACCTTAAGCAATCGGATGCAAGGCGTGTCCGCCGAAAAGACATTACGTGCGAAAACTGGCACTTTAAGCGGTGTTTCTGCGCTTGCGGGTTACACCGTAACTGCAGACGGTGAGGTGTTCGCATTCGGCATCCTCATCAGCCATTATGTCGGTCCAGCGACACCTGCACGGAACATCCAAGATAAAATTGGGAATTATCTGGCCGGATTTAGCCGCCATCCGGTTAGTAACATTACCGGTAAACTCTCCGAAAACGAATAGGAACAACTTGGGCATGTTGCTCTATAAACGTGATTCTCTTGTCATATAGGCTTTCATGTGGTATAATAGTCGCGGTTTTGAGGGACTTATCTAATAAGATGGTGTAATTTTATTATCCGCAGCGTCCTAAGAATTCGCTGCTGGTATTCCAAGAACAGATACACCCGTTAATACAACAAACACACTACATGACTCTTTTATGCGAATTGTTAGAGAAAATGAGTTGGCGAAATTTGCAGAGCGACATCCAAATACTCATACCTCCCTCAACCATTGGACACAATTGATGAGAGAAGGAAGTTTTAAGTCAATTATTGACCTGCGTGAAACGTTCGGACGCGTTTCACCAGTGAAGGTTCAACCTCGAAGGTTTAATCGAGAGTCAATAACATTGACAGTTTTCAACATTAGTGGCAACGATGCTCGTCTTATCACGGTCGTGCAATACGCGCAACAGGTCGTGTTTATTGATCAAGTGCTAACACACGATGAGTATGATACAGGAAATTGGAGAAAGTAGACCATGTTAACTGAAAGACCTCCGACACCGAATGTATCGCCAACACCCATTTCTTTCGGACTTAATGTCTTATTAGAGAAAACAGACCTTAGCGCACTCCTCCAAGAACAAGCTATTGCTGAGTTCAGTTCCGAGCATCTACAAACACTGATGTGGAAAATCGTTCCTGAAGTTCCAATGTCTTTTTCCAAACCAATAAAAGCATCGGAACAAGAACAGATTGAATTGGATCCATATCCAGAAAGCGACTACCAATGGCTTCTGGAAGTACTTGAAACCCTAAGCGATATAGTGAGTCGGAACGTAAATAACGACTTTGCTGCACTGACCGAAACCGACTATGAACAACTTGATGCAGTGCTAAAAGAACTAATCTATATCGTTGGTGACGATGAAAAGCATCGCTTGGCATCATTGATGGACTTCACTGGTGTCCTCATCACAAAGTATGAAAATGAATACTTTCCAAAACTGACAGACTTGTTTCCTGAATTAGCAGAAAATGTAAATTTAAACGACATAAAAGATGAGAATCAACAAGATAATCCTATCAAGAAGTCGGAAAAACCTACAAAAGCACTTGCCGCGGAGGCATTTTTGTCCATCGGTAACCTTCTCTCGGACGGAGATAAAAAGGAAGGGGCAATTTTTGCTTACGATCAAGCGATATACCTGAATCCAGAGCACGCACATGCTTACTACAACCGTGGGAGAGCGAAAGGATCTTTAGGTCAATATGAGTCTGAGATTGTTGATTTAGATGAGACTGTGCGACTTATCCCCAATTTTGCCGAAGCTTACTTATTGCGAGGTATTGCAAAAACTGCGCTGAATCACTATAAGTCTGCGGTCGCTGACTTTGACGAGACTCTACGACTAAACCTAAACAATTCGCTCGTATATATAGTTTACGCCTCGCGAGGTTGTGCCAAAATAGTGTTGAATCGTCATGAGTCTGCAGTTGCTGACTTTGATGTGACCCTTCAACTCAAACCTGATGCCAAAATTCATTTCTTGCGTGGTTATGCAAAATACAAAATAGAACAATATAAGGATGCGATTGTTGACTTCGACAAGACTCTTCAACTCAAATCAGATCACGCTCAAGCCTACTTCATGCGTGGACGCGCGAAGATTAAGTTAGAACAATATGAAACTGCAATTGCTGATTTTGGTAAAGGTTTCCAACTTGAACCAGATGATGTTTTAGCCTACTTTGATCGAGGTTATGCCAAATATAGCCTAAAACAATATGAAGATGCGATTGTTGATCTTGACGAAGGCATCCGTCTCAATCCAAATTCTACTGAAACTTATTTATTCCGCGGTATGGTAAAATGCATTCTCAACCAACATGGCTCTGCAATTGGCGATTTTGATAAAGGTATTCCTCTTAACCCTGATTTTGCTGAAGCTTATTTATTTCGAGGCTATGCCAAATATGGAATAGGAGAATATGAATCTGCCATCGTGGATTTTGACGAAGGTATTCGTCTCAATCCAGATTCTGCTGAAGCTTATTTATTCCGAGGCTACGCCAAATACAGATTAAAACAATATGAAACTGCGCTTGCTGATTTCGACAAAACTATCCAACTCAACCCAGATAATGGCGAAGCATATAATAACCGAGGCCATTTGAAAAACAAACTTGGACAATATGAATCTGCACTGGCAGACTGCGATGAATCCATCCGTCTAAACTTTGATGATGCATGGCCGTATGCCAATAGAGGCTTTGCGAAAATTAAGTTAGGTCAACCAGAATCTGCGCTTACCGACTGTAACGAAGCAATTCGGAGAAATCCTTCTTTGGCTGAAGCCTACAACACCCGAGGTCAAGCAAATACTCTTTTGGGCAGGACTCAGGAAGCAAAGGCAGATTTCCAAAAAGCCTTAGAACTGGCAGAACAGACTGATAACCAAGATCTCAAAACTGAGATTGAGCAATCACTTGAAGAACTTGATAATGCCAATTAGAAGACAATGTAAATCTGCGCGACGGTCAAGCATCTCCCCGACTTTTTTTAATCAAACCGAGACGTAATCTCAGGGGGCGGTTCTCCCACAACGGATTTTCCATCTTTCAACAACGGCTCAGCGTTGCCCCATAGACGACTCCCATCATGTGAAAGCAGAGGTTCCGCGGAATACTGCGCAAGATACGCACGCCGTAGACTGTTCGTGTAGTTCGTCCCGCTACAGTGGAAATTGACGCTCGTAAACGCCACAATGCTCCCCGCAGGAACGATAGCAGGTACACCCTTTTCCGGTCCGAAATAGCCCACCATATCGTTACTTTCATCGTCGCGGATGTGTTTTACCCATGAACGGACACCGATATGAGAAAACGGCATCACGTAGACCGTCCCGTTCTCTTCGGACATATCATCAAGCGCACACCAACAGGTGAGGTACGGCTTGTGGTCGGGGTAACCAACGTAACCCGAATCTTGGTGCCAGCTGAACTTCATTCCCTCTTCTGCTCCCTTGACGACGTACTGCTCCCAGAAGAGATACGCCGTATCGCCTAAGGTCGCACGGCAGACATCCGCCATCAGATCGCTGAACAGAAATTCGCGAAGTTTAGGCTGTTGCCTGAAGCAGTTTGAGACGAAATACCGCTTTCCGCGATGATTGAGACCGAGCATTTCTGTGTCCTGCCGCTCCATCTCAGCATCCGCCTGATTGATAAAGGTCCCGCACTCACCGCGAAGCAGTTCCAAAAGCGGTTCCGGGATAACGTTCTCTAAAATGAAATAGCCTTCCTCTTGGTATTGCTGTTTCTGTGCATCAGTTATGTTCATAAACTTCTACCTATAACGTGACGCTGGCGAGGTTTCAAACCTCGCCAGCAATATGGGAGTATAAATTCTATTCGATATTTATTGGACGGACGATCTGGCCGTTGCTTTCCCAATACGTATGCTTTCCGGTGATGTAGTCAGAGTCCCCAGCAGGTTGGATGTTCCCTTTCGTATCAATGGCTCTGGAGACGACAGTATGTTCCCCCTTCGATGGGTTGTTCCAATCAAGATGCCAGATTTTCCATGCGAATTCGGCATCTTCTTCCGGATCTATCGTCGCCTTTTGCCAAGCACCGCCATCAATGCTTACTTCAACGGTTTTGATAGGTGCCCCCCACGCGGCACCGTAGATACGGTATCTATCACCGATGCGCGTTACTTTCGCCGCTAACGATTTCAAGTTTGTCCTACCAACTGAAGTCTCCATCCACACCGATTCGCCATCGGGACGTTTCTCCTCGCGCATCGTGACATAATCGCGTCCCATAAACCGCCCCATGTACCGGGTATCGCGCACCTCAATACGTTTGAGCCATTTTACGCAGGCGATGCCGTACCATCCCGGAGCGATCAAGCGAAGCGGCGCGCCGTTCGCGTGTGGTAACGGTTCACCGTTCATCTCATAACAGAGGAGGTTGGTGTCTTCCAATGCGTCTTCAACAGACATACTCCGTGCAAAGTTCTGACGCATCTTTACACCGCGTCGTTCCTCTTCGCCAACATCGTGTCCGAAGAAGATAACCTCAATCCCGTTTTCTTGGATACCAGCCTCCTTGAGAATCGGCGCGAGGGGTGTGCCAGCCCATTTAGCATTGCCAATTCCACCTGTGAACGTCGCAAACCCATGGTTGCCGGAGCACTCCAACGTAAAGGTTACCTCCTGCCGTGGACGTGCTTTAATATCTTCAATTGTGAGCATCAACGGGTTGTCAACCAAACCGCTAATCTCCAATTTCCATGTCGCGAGATCAACTTCAGGTGTGCCGTAGTGGGAAACATTGAAGAATTTATCGTTCGGTGTGATAAAGGTATCAAGCTTACTCCAATCCAACAAAACTCGCTCTGAAGGTGGCGGTTGATCGGTGAAAGGGATAAGCACTTCACCCTCACGACGTGGAAAGGCGTAGACTGCCCACGGACTGAGCAGCAGCCCTGTAAGCGTTATACCGCTCTGTCGCAAAAAATCTCTGCGATCCATGGTGCCTCCTCATTTTTCGGTAGACGTAGTTTTAAGCGTTCGTTGCCGCAATATAGTTGGCGTTAACCTGTTTCCAGTTAACGATTTTCCCCCAAGCATCAACATAATCAGCGCGTCGGTTCTGATAGTTCAGATAATAAGCGTGTTCCCAGACATCAAGACCGAGGATAGGGGTATGTCCTTTCATCAACGGACTATCCTGATTTGATGTTGAATAAATCTGCAGCTTCTTCTTATCGTCAACGACAAGCCATGCCCATCCGGATCCGAAATGTGTTTTCGCGGCTTTGGCAAACATTTCGCTGCCAGCATCGAATGAACCAAACGTGGATTGAATCGTCTCGGCAACTTTCCCTGTCGGTTCTCTGCCTTCGGGAATCATAATGCTCCAGAAGAGCGTGTGGTTGGCGTGTCCACCGCCGCTGTTGATAACGGCTTGGCGAATGTCCTTCGGCACTTTATCAATATTCCTGAGCAGGTCTTCAATTGACAGGTGCTCCAAATCGTGGTGCCCTTTGATTGCCGCATTGAGTTTATTGACGTAGCCTTGGTGGTGTTTCCCGTGATGGATCTCCATTGTGCGTTTGTCGATGTATGGTTCAAACGCATCGTGCGGATAGCGTAGTGCTGGTAGCGTATGACCATGGCTATGCGCTTGCTCGTGATGGTCAGCATAAAGGCGCAATGGACTGTTCGCAAGGAGCAGTCCTGCCACTGCGGTACTTCCTCGAATTAAAAAATTTCTGCGGTTCATGAGTTCTCCTTGTCCTGCTATTTTGGATAGCATTTTACAGAAATTGCGGGTTTGTGTCAATATAAAATTCGGTTGATTTTGGCACAGAGATGTGGTATGTTGATTGCAATACCAATATAAAGAAACAAAGAATGAAAAGGAAGACAACACTTTATGTCTAAAGAACTTTCCCGTCTTAAACCCGTTGAACTCCGTGATATTTGGCCCAACGAAGCTGCAGACTTTACACCATGGCTGGCTGAAGAAGAAAATCTTAACCTTCTCGCTGAAACCCTCGGTTTAGAACTGGAACTTGAAGCACAAGAAAGAGATGTGGGAGACTTCCGTGCTGATATTTTATGCAAAAATGATGATGGTTCACGAGTGCTCATTGAAAATCAATTGGAAGCGACTGACCACATTCACCTTGGTCAAATCCTAACGTATGCGGCTGGATTGGATATCCACACAGTTATCTGGATTGCGAAAGAATTCCGAGAAGAACATCGTGCTGCGCTTGATCGATTAAACGAAATTACAGATGAACACTTCCAGTACTTTGGGATAGAGATTAAAGTATGGCAAATTGGGGATTCTGCACGTGCCCCGCAATTTGAGATCGTCTCTAGCCCCAATGACTGGAGCCGATCAGTGACTAAAGACACGCGAAATGCCATTAAAGATCTCTCTGAAACCCAACGACAACAGGAAAAATTCTGGACAGAATTCGGCAAGCACTTGACTAAAAAAAACAGTCCGATTACGCAGCCAAACCCACAACCTTTAGCACGGACGATTTTTAGGATTGGCAGATCCGATTTCGGTATATACACAACTTTAGTTAACAGGAGGCAGGAGATTCGTATTCAACTTACCATACGCGGAATCAACGCCAAGGCTCACTTTCATCTATTGAGAGAACAACAACCTGAAATTGAAAGTGAATTTGGTGAACCACTTGGATGGTCAGAACTACCTGAAAGAGAGGAAAGTCATATATACTTACTAAAAAGTGACACTGATCCATCAGATGAAGCTGATTGGCCCAATCAGCATGAATGGCTTGCAGCTAAACTTGAAAAGTTTTATGCTGTTTTCCGGCATCGCGTAAAAGCACTCAATGTCGACAACTGGGAACCACCCGAAGCCGAGGATGACGCATAAACATGGATTTGGTTTGTAGTAGGGCAATTTATTGCCCGTTTATCAAAGAGAGATAATCAATGGAAAACGCAGACACCTTCCACATTCTCGCGTTAGATGGCGGTGGCACCCGCGGCATGTACACCGCCCAACTCCTCGCTAAAATTGAAGAGGCTTTTGGAACGCGTATCAAAACCTGTTTCGATCTCATCGCCGGAACGAGCACAGGCGCAATCATCGCTGGTGCTGCTGTTTCCGACATCCCGATGACAGATATCGTCCAACTCTTTGAAACTGAGACCCCTTATATCTTCCGAAGAAGATGGTATCGCATTCCATTATTCTTGAGTAAATATCCAAGCGAACAACTCGCCCAGGTTATCGCCAAGCATATTCCAGCAACGCCTCTCGGTCAAATAGCAACGCCATTGATGATAACAAGTTCGGAGATCGCCAAAAGTGAAGTTCACATTTTTAGATCCAATTATGGGAGTCGCTATTCGGAGGGTACACCCCCTACAAGTAAAGAGGTCTGTTTGCGAGAGGCTATCCTTGCCTCCTGTGCTGCACCCACATTTTTTGCCCCAAAATCCGTTGATGACCTCTTGTTAGCAGACGGCTGCTTATGGGCAAACAATCCCTCCACAATTGCCGCCACAGAGGCACTCTCAGTGTTTAGAAAAGAGGCACGAAAGATTCGGATGCTATCTATCGGTACAGGACATTCAACAAACATGTATCGGCAGAGACGCGGCTGGGGGTTTATCACCGGATGGGGGGGTGCCAAACTAACCTCCTACGTGATGACATTGCAAGCCCAAGCCTCCGCACATATAGCGAAATTGTTGCTAAAGGGGAATTATTTACGCATCAATCCAGAAATCGATCGCTGGGAGATAGATACCCTTACGCGGTTAGATGACCTCAAATCCCTTGCTGAGCGCGATTTTGAAAAATATGCTGCAGAGATTGAAACTTTTATTCCTGCTGAATTTAAATAAGGTCCAATGATCACCTGAAAACGCAGTTTTCACACATCTCCTATTTCTCAGCGTAATCCATGATTTAGGCAACCCCATATACTTTTCTGTTAAAAAATTGACTTTTTAAGTTGTAAAATGTATAATACAAGAGAATGTGACAAATTTTTCCGTTTTGAGAAGTGAAGGTAATTTCTTGTTTCGCTAACGACGGGTTAAAAACCTCAAACTTCATCCATTAACAATGCTATCCCGAATTCAGGTTTCGGACAGCATTAGCTGGACCCAATAAGGGAATAAGGAGAAATTTTCATGGAAGGCTTTAAGCGATTTATAGGGGTTGTGCTTATCGTCATTGCGGCGATAGTCGCTATCCAGACGATAATCGAGCCAATTTACCACACCTCCACCGATGATAGTCCGTACAGTTCCGCCTGGGACATCATCAACTGGCTCTCCGCCATTTCGATAATTCTGGGGTTGATATTCGGTTATATTCGTCTGAGCGGTGTCGGCGCGGATTCAAGCGTCCAAGAGTTCATAGCGGCGAACACGCTCTTCTACGGGTTTATATTCGTAGCTATAATCTTCTTCTGGAACTGGTTCGGCATCATGGAGTTCGCGTCAGACTTTACCGCTGTCAGCCATGGCACCCGAGGTTTAGTATGGATCCTCTTTGATGCTATACTACCACCGTTGAATATCGCGATGGGTATTCACCTGCTGCGTGCCAGTGAATAGGCAACGAAGCCTATTTTCAAAATTGACATCCGAGTTCATAGTCGTACAAGTACTATGACGAGCCTGAATACGAAGTGCGTGCTTTCCAAGTGCGCACTTCACTTTTCTATGGACAATTTTCAAAATTCCTGATATTCTTTACCCTTAAAGAGAACAGCCGAACAGGAGAAACCTATGGAAATAAGACCAAACAGAGTTAAACAGAAGTTAGCAGACGGAGACCTTGCGTACGTCATCTCAGGACTCACAAATGCTGACGATATAGACATCTTCGGTCCAAACGGATACGACGGCGTATGGTTAGAAGGCGAACACGGGCGAGTTGACGCATCAGAAATCGCTGACCTGACACGCGCATGCGACCTCTGGGGCATGACCTCTATCACACGGGTCAATCGCAACGACCAAGGGCTTATCTACCGTACGCTGGACTGCGGCTCAATGGGGATCGCTGTCCCACATGTCAACACGAAAGCGGAGGCGCAGAACGTCGTAGATGGTACGAAGTTCGCACCGATTGGTCACCGTGGCATGTATACCAGCCGTCAAGGGTATGGCGTGGACAACTATTTTGATGTAGCCAATTCACAGACACTCGTCATCGTTTTGATTGAAGATATTACGGCGGTTAACAACTTAGACGATATCCTCACCGTCGATCATATTGACGTGTTTTTCGTTGCACCCTCGGATTTAGCGACTTCTATGGGGCATATCGGGAACTTAACGCACCCAGATGTCCAGAACACAATAGATGCCGCCCTCGCGCGCATCCAAGCGGCAGGACGGGTTGCTGGTACCTTGGCACTTGATCCCATGGTTGAGAAATATGTCAAGGCGGGTGTACGGTTCTTAATGACAGGTGTTGGTGGATGGATCACGTCTGGCGCTGCGGCATACAAAGAACGAGCAGAGGGCGCGAAACCCTAACAGATTTAACTTTGACAGTAGTCTCTCTTCGTTCTCATCAGCGCGGTTTTTAACCGCGCATTTTCGTTAAGGCAACTATGCCAAAAAAGTGATCCCCCCAGATGTCTCTCTCCCCTGCCAAACTGATCCTGTCGGATAGGTATGCTTCTCGACGAACTCCGGGTACATCTCAAGTCCCCAACCGGGTGTCGTTGGTGTGACATAGGCACCGTTGCGCACTTGAATCGGGTGTAGAAAAACTTCCTCTTGTAGGAAGTTGAGGTATTCAACCACCTGCGTCTCCGAGTGTGCAGCAACACAAATCTGATCCCATATTGCATAATGTTGAATCATGTTACATAATCCGATACCGCCACCGTGCGGACAGACAGGTATCCCATACTTCGCTGCCATTAAGATGACTCCTAACACATCGTTGACACCCCCAAGCCGCGTCGCGTCAATCTGACAATATTGGATCGCACCACTTGTAATCAACTGCTTGAAGATGACCGGCGACGGTACCTGCTCCCCTGTGGCAACACCGATACCATGCTTCTCTAAGGCACGTGATATTTTTACGAAGCCGAGGACATCATCGCGGGCTGTCGGTTCCTCAATCCATGTCGGCTTGAACGCTGCCAATTCTTCCATATACGCGATGGCTTCATCAACACCCCAAACCTGGTTTGCATCCAGCATCAAACGTGCCTCTGAACCTATCGCCTCGCGTATGAAGGCGAGCCGTTTCTTGTCAAATTCCAAATCCTGTCCGACCTTCATTTTGAAGCAGTCGAGTCCATCCGCTTTCACCTGATTCACGGTCTCAATGATCTGTTCGTCTGTCAGACCGAGCCATCCGGCGGTGGAATACGCCTTCGGTCCCTGTTGACGGAGCGTCTCTTCACGGGTTTCGCGGCTGTTCCAGTGTGTGTTAAGAATTGCCTCTGCTTCATCAGGTGTCAGCGCATCCCGCAGATACCGCCAATCGATGCACTGCACAATTTTCTCCGGTGGTAAATCGACGAGGAGTTTCCAGAGCGGTTTATCAACCAACTTTGCCCAAGCATCCCACATCGCATTGACAATACTGCCGATTGCCATCCGATTGACACCATCCGCAAGCCAGCGCAACTGGTGATGGTCTACGAGAAGTCTATGGAACGCGCCCGGATCATTAACAAAAGTCTCCATATCCATCCCCACAACAAGTTGCGCGAGGTCTTTAACACCGTATGCGATCCAGTCATTTCCAGCCCCAGCGGTAAAAGCGACCGAAATGCCCTGATGTCCAGTATCTGTTTCCAATATTGTTAGCACGGCAGAATAGTTAGGTTTTTTATGAAACGGATCAGAACCGAGCAGTGTATCCGACGTAGGGACCCGTAAATCAACAACGTTAACCTTCTCGATTTTTCCCAAAGTTTTCATACTTAACTTGACTCCTTTTTTCCCAAAGTATACAATAGATAGATATGAAAATCTACACTAAATTTGGCGATTCTGGAGAGACCGCCCTCTTCGGGGGAATGCGACTTCGGAAAGATGCACCGCGCATTGAGGCGATCGGTACTGTTGATGAACTGAACGCCTATATCGGTTATGCGCAAACACTGATTGATAATACTGATCTTTCTGAACTTATGACGCGGATCCAAAATCACCTCTTCTCGGTCGGGGCAGATTTGGCAACGCCAGCAACGCACGTGAAGGCTGCCCAGTTTCGTATATCGACAGATTTCACGACAGAGATGGAAACTGCAATAGACACCCTTTCTGAAGAGCTTCCGCCGCTGACGAACTTTATTCTACCCGGTGGATGCACTGCTGGTGCTATTTTACATATTGCGCGGGTCGTCTGTCGCCGAAGCGAACGGTGTGTCGTCCGCCTCGCACGCGAAGAAGATGTTAATCCTGAGATAATCCGGAGTTTGAACAGGCTTTCGGATCTTCTGTTTGTTCTCGCTCGAGTAGTGAATTTCCGAGCGAACACTTCGGAACCGATTTGGGAGTCCCAATCAGACGCCTGAAAAAGAGGTGGTATTAAGATGTTGTATTATGGCAGGGTTTTCAAATCACGCGAACTGAAAATCATAACTGGACTCTTAATAACCCAAGTTGCCATCTTTAGTAGTACAATCTGTTTCGCTTGAACATCTTGGCGATTTCCCTCACTCGGAAACCATACACAAACTATAATTTGATTTATGCCTCAAACTTGTGTATAATTGATTATCTACACCATGACTATTTAGCTATAAATCTCTTATCGATAAATTTTCATGTTTATAAATTTTTGCTCAGTGACAACTTAGGTTTATTTAACTTTTTAGGATTCCTAAACGTAAGAACAACTTAATTCTTGAGGAGAACGCCTTAATTGAGATTTTTTCAGGACTTACGCACCGTCCTTGTTGGAGAGATTTGAAACCTCGTCCAGCGGCTTGCAGGCTGTGGGTTCTTATTAGAAAATTGTGTAAGTTCTATTCTTTCTTAAGACACAATTAGACTATGCATAATCAGAGTAAAATTAGTTTTTTGTTTTACACATTTATATTATTCCTATGCTTCAATTCCTTTTTCTTACACAATACCGAGGCACAAACCGATAATGAACCACCCACGGCACCTGAATTCACCTACACCTATGAGAGCATTAAGGTGCCAGGTGTAGATTTTTTAGCGTTGACAGCGAGTAGCGACTTTGAGGATTACGCTGGC
This is a stretch of genomic DNA from Candidatus Poribacteria bacterium. It encodes these proteins:
- a CDS encoding aldolase/citrate lyase family protein; amino-acid sequence: MEIRPNRVKQKLADGDLAYVISGLTNADDIDIFGPNGYDGVWLEGEHGRVDASEIADLTRACDLWGMTSITRVNRNDQGLIYRTLDCGSMGIAVPHVNTKAEAQNVVDGTKFAPIGHRGMYTSRQGYGVDNYFDVANSQTLVIVLIEDITAVNNLDDILTVDHIDVFFVAPSDLATSMGHIGNLTHPDVQNTIDAALARIQAAGRVAGTLALDPMVEKYVKAGVRFLMTGVGGWITSGAAAYKERAEGAKP
- a CDS encoding CBASS cGAMP-activated phospholipase, with translation MENADTFHILALDGGGTRGMYTAQLLAKIEEAFGTRIKTCFDLIAGTSTGAIIAGAAVSDIPMTDIVQLFETETPYIFRRRWYRIPLFLSKYPSEQLAQVIAKHIPATPLGQIATPLMITSSEIAKSEVHIFRSNYGSRYSEGTPPTSKEVCLREAILASCAAPTFFAPKSVDDLLLADGCLWANNPSTIAATEALSVFRKEARKIRMLSIGTGHSTNMYRQRRGWGFITGWGGAKLTSYVMTLQAQASAHIAKLLLKGNYLRINPEIDRWEIDTLTRLDDLKSLAERDFEKYAAEIETFIPAEFK
- a CDS encoding mandelate racemase/muconate lactonizing enzyme domain-containing protein; translated protein: MKTLGKIEKVNVVDLRVPTSDTLLGSDPFHKKPNYSAVLTILETDTGHQGISVAFTAGAGNDWIAYGVKDLAQLVVGMDMETFVNDPGAFHRLLVDHHQLRWLADGVNRMAIGSIVNAMWDAWAKLVDKPLWKLLVDLPPEKIVQCIDWRYLRDALTPDEAEAILNTHWNSRETREETLRQQGPKAYSTAGWLGLTDEQIIETVNQVKADGLDCFKMKVGQDLEFDKKRLAFIREAIGSEARLMLDANQVWGVDEAIAYMEELAAFKPTWIEEPTARDDVLGFVKISRALEKHGIGVATGEQVPSPVIFKQLITSGAIQYCQIDATRLGGVNDVLGVILMAAKYGIPVCPHGGGIGLCNMIQHYAIWDQICVAAHSETQVVEYLNFLQEEVFLHPIQVRNGAYVTPTTPGWGLEMYPEFVEKHTYPTGSVWQGRETSGGITFLA
- a CDS encoding cob(I)yrinic acid a,c-diamide adenosyltransferase encodes the protein MKIYTKFGDSGETALFGGMRLRKDAPRIEAIGTVDELNAYIGYAQTLIDNTDLSELMTRIQNHLFSVGADLATPATHVKAAQFRISTDFTTEMETAIDTLSEELPPLTNFILPGGCTAGAILHIARVVCRRSERCVVRLAREEDVNPEIIRSLNRLSDLLFVLARVVNFRANTSEPIWESQSDA